From the Solanum stenotomum isolate F172 chromosome 4, ASM1918654v1, whole genome shotgun sequence genome, one window contains:
- the LOC125862256 gene encoding uncharacterized protein LOC125862256: MASSIPPPRSVASGGFQNPNKSLGFFANAMKRKDSFIQFFAMTGILLLSVRSLGQKYRIHNLMEDNAALEEEQQGLVQRMDHIRQSLLAEAAAEPTGRFASRLRRLFGEDC; this comes from the coding sequence ATGGCTTCCTCTATTCCACCACCGAGATCGGTCGCTTCCGGCGGCTTCCAGAACCCTAATAAGTCATTAGGCTTCTTTGCAAACGCAATGAAGAGAAAAGACAGTTTCATACAGTTCTTCGCCATGACAGGAATACTTCTATTGAGTGTTAGATCGCTTGGGCAAAAGTATCGTATTCATAATCTCATGGAGGATAATGCTGCGCTCGAGGAAGAACAACAAGGACTTGTTCAACGAATGGATCATATTAGGCAAAGCTTGCTTGCTGAAGCTGCTGCTGAGCCTACTGGTCGCTTTGCTTCCCGTCTTCGTCGCCTCTTCGGTGAAGACTGTTGA
- the LOC125863057 gene encoding enoyl-CoA hydratase 2, peroxisomal translates to MAGSGNSGIDPELVISHKFPESLHTYTERDAAIYALGVGACTKDAIDDKELKYVYHQDGQEFIQVLPTFSTLFTVGIPSQMEQIPGLLFDPRLLLHGQQYIEVYKPLPSHGCILNKTSIAGLHDKGKAAVLEVEIVSYEKESGERLCMNRLSIYLRGAGGFSKSSQPYSYSSNRSNQSAFPKIPKSQPFAVYEECTHASQALLYRLSGDYNPLHSDPKFAESAGFSRPILHGLCTLGFAVRTIIKCICGGDQNTIKSVSGRFLLHVYPGETLITEMWLEGLRVIYQVKVKERNRAVLFGFVDLDRLSSSL, encoded by the exons ATGGCAGGCTCTGGAAATTCTGGAATTGATCCTGAATTAGTCATTTCCCACAAATTTCCTGAG AGCTTACATACTTACACTGAAAG GGATGCTGCTATTTATGCTCTTGGTGTAGGAGCATGTACAAAGGATGCTATTGATGATAAAGAACTTAAATATGTTTATCATCAAGATGGGCAGGAATTTATTCAG GTCTTGCCAACTTTTTCGACTTTGTTCACTGTTGGAATTCCTTCTCAAATGGAGCAGATTCCAGGCTTGCT ATTTGATCCACGTCTTCTACTGCACGGCCAACAATACATTGAAGTCTATAAGCCACTTCCTTCCCATGGCTGC ATACTAAATAAAACGAGTATTGCTGGATTGCATGATAAAG GTAAAGCAGCCGTTCTTGAAGTAGAAATTGTGAGTTACGAGAAAGAATCTGGTGAACGGCTATGCATGAACCG CTTGTCTATCTACTTGAGGGGTGCTGGTGGGTTCTCAAAGTCATCTCAGCCTTACTCGTACTCCAGCAATCGTAGTAATCAGTCTGCCTTTCCTAAAATTCCCAAAAGCCAACCCTTTGCTGTATATGAAGAATGTACGCATGCATCACAG GCTTTGCTGTATAGGCTATCTGGTGATTACAATCCATTGCATTCAGATCCAAAGTTTGCAGAAAGTGCAGG ATTTTCTCGTCCAATACTGCATGGGTTGTGCACACTTGGATTTGCAGTTAGGACTATCATTAAATGTATTTGCGGAGGTGATCAGAACACGATAAAGAGCGTATCTGGCAGATTTCTACTACATGTCTATCCAGGAGAAACTTTAATCACCGAAATGTGGTTGGAAGGGTTGAG AGTTATCTATCAAGTGAAGGTTAAGGAACGTAACCGGGCAGTGCTTTTTGGATTTGTGGATCTTGATCGTTTAAGTTCATCTCTGTGA
- the LOC125862252 gene encoding disease resistance protein Roq1-like: MSHASSSKVCKYSVFLSFRGIDTRKTFVSHLYNALEQRGIDVFKDDERLETGKSIPNELMKAIEESRFAIVIFSESYASSRWCLEELAHIIKCRNELDQIVIPIFYDVSPSDVSHQNSPFADSFSKYKDDELEKVQRWREACKEAGKISGYHLQECKDEANCIKKVVDHILPNIISTVSESLVGTQIEKVISLLHMKSDDVYFVGLWGMSGIGKTEIASVIYERYRHQFEAYCFLGDVGEMYRKKGLRWLQKTLICKLFGKKMIVTSEHDGTIIIKNGLRWKKVLLVLDNVDHLSQLELIVGGTEWFGRGSRILITTRDKHLIVSHVKEDKVYEVLLLSENEALELFCMHAFKRKSPERDFKVLSNEVVKYADGLPLALKVLGSSLYGRNKEQCRDIIDRLKKIPNDDILGKLKIGLDELNNDEMRTFLDIACLYNHEYSYYVERILKSCGIHLIGISYLIEKSLLCIRYHSFEMHSLISQMGQNVSREEYANSRVWLIEEVHDLFAGKLKTKKVESLRIPNGYRFDDDHINYNKVFKRMQCLQVLILHRRTICSENTVTCLPSNLRWIEWPNYPSSSLPEEFEPSQLVGLCLRGSCLVELWPIPKKLCNLKYLNLSESLGLTKTPNFGDMPNLETLSLRRCENLEVVHPSLGHCKMLTYLSLTGCVKLKKLPKFVCMESLEILLLDECTRLKRFPKICGDMLRLSILYVESPWIRSLPPSLSGLSRLKLKGCEVLESIPDSILNLERLHISGCNKLTTLPNSLFESQQWIFLYIYRCSGLVELPVSLGVQKKLGFLSVEECENLTKLPSSIQMESLTELKISNCPKLTTFPEIIGDMHCLKSLTLESTGIRELPLSIGNLSGLEYLNLKSCEDLVSLPNSLCKLKNLQRLILRGCKKLPGNVGDLQEFETLDASINIPHVSSCIKYHV; the protein is encoded by the exons ATGTCTCATGCTTCTTCTTCAAAAGTTTGCAAATATAGTGtttttttgagttttagagGTATAGATACACGTAAAACCTTTGTGAGTCATCTCTATAATGCTTTAGAACAAAGAGGAATTGATGTTTTTAAAGACGATGAGCGGTTGGAAACGGGAAAATCAATtcctaatgaactaatgaaaGCCATAGAAGAGTCTAGATTTGCCATTGTAATATTTTCCGAAAGCTATGCATCATCAAGATGGTGCTTGGAGGAGCTTGCACATATTATAAAGTGTCGAAATGAATTAGATCAGATAGTGATTCCAATTTTTTATGATGTAAGTCCATCTGATGTAAGCCATCAAAACTCACCATTCGCTGACTCGTTTTCAAAATACAAAGATGATGAGTTGGAGAAGGTTCAAAGATGGAGAGAAGCTTGTAAGGAAGCTGGGAAAATATCAGGATACCATTTACAAGAATGCAA GGATGAGGCAAATTGCATCAAGAAGGTTGTTGATCACATATTACCAAACATTATTTCAACAGTTTCGGAAAGCTTAGTGGGTACTCAAATTGAAAAAGTAATCTCATTATTACATATGAAATCTGATGATGTTTACTTCGTTGGATTATGGGGAATGAGTGGTATTGGTAAGACAGAAATCGCGAGTGTTATATATGAGAGATACCGTCATCAATTTGAAGCTTATTGTTTTCTTGGTGATGTTGGAGAAATGTACCGGAAAAAGGGACTTAGATGGCTACAGAAAACTCTTATCTGCAAACTATTTGGAAAAAAGATGATTGTAACTAGTGAACATGATGGAACCATAATTATAAAGAATGGGCTTCGGTGGAAGAAAGTTTTACTCGTTCTTGACAACGTAGACCATCTAAGTCAACTAGAGCTTATAGTTGGAGGGACAGAGTGGTTTGGCAGGGGTAGTAGAATTTTGATTACTACGAGAGACAAACACCTGATAGTCAGTCATGTGAAGGAGGATAAAGTATACGAAGTCTTACTATTATCTGAGAACGAAGCTCTTGAACTGTTTTGCATGCATGCTTTCAAAAGAAAATCTCCGGAGAGAGATTTTAAGGTACTTTCAAATGAAGTAGTGAAGTATGCTGATGGACTCCCTTTAGCTCTTAAAGTTTTGGGTTCTTCTCTTTATGGACGAAACAAAGAGCAATGTAGAGATATAATTGATAGATTGAAAAAAATCCCTAATGATGACATTCTAGGAAAACTTAAGATTGGTCTTGATGAGTTGAATAACGATGAGATGAGAACATTCCTTGATATAGCATGCTTGTACAATCATGAATATAGCTATTACGTTGAACGAATACTTAAGAGTTGTGGTATTCACTTGATAGGAATAAGCTACCTCATCGAAAAATCTCTCTTATGCATCAGATATCACTCGTTTGAGATGCATAGCTTAATAAGTCAAATGGGTCAAAATGTGTCAAGGGAAGAATATGCAAACAGCAGAGTATGGCTTATTGAGGAAGTTCATGACCTTTTTGCTGGAAAGTtg AAAACAAAAAAGGTTGAAAGCCTACGGATCCCAAATGGTTACCGGTTTGATGATGATCATATCAATTATAACAAGGTATTCAAGAGAATGCAATGCTTACAGGTGTTGATACTTCATCGTAGAACTATTTGCTCGGAAAACACTGTCACTTGTTTGCCTTCTAACCTGCGGTGGATTGAATGGCCGAACTATCCTTCAAGTTCATTGCCAGAGGAGTTTGAACCATCACAACTCGTTGGGCTTTGTTTACGTGGAAGTTGTCTTGTTGAACTTTGGCCAATACCAAAG AAACTGTGCAACTTGAAGTATTTGAATCTAAGCGAGAGCCTTGGGTTAACGAAGACCCCTAATTTTGGTGATATGCCAAACTTGGAGACACTAAGTTTACGGAGGTGTGAGAATTTGGAAGTGGTTCATCCCTCTCTTGGACATTGCAAAATGCTTACTTATTTGAGTTTGACGGGTTGTGTCAAACTTAAGAAGCTTCCAAAATTTGTCTGTATGGAATCTCTCGAGATTCTTCTCCTTGATGAATGCACGCGCTTAAAAAGATTTCCAAAAATCTGTGGAGATATGCTGCGCTTATCAATACTGTATGTAGAATCCCCCTGGATAAGAAGCTTACCCCCGTCTCTCAGCGGCCTTAGTCGTTTGAAACTGAAAGGTTGTGAAGTTCTTGAAAGTATTCCAGACTCTATTCTAAATCTTGAAAGACTTCACATTTCAGGTTGCAATAAACTTACAACTTTGCCAAACAGCCTCTTTGAATCACAACAATggatatttctttatatatacCGATGTTCTGGATTGGTAGAGCTCCCCGTATCTCTTGGAGTTCAAAAGAAGCTTGGTTTTTTATCCGTAGAAGAATGTGAGAACTTAACGAAGCTTCCAAGCTCTATTCAGATGGAATCCCTTACAGAGCTCAAGATATCTAATTGCCCAAAATTAACTACATTTCCAGAAATAATCGGAGATATGCATTGCTTGAAAAGTTTGACTCTGGAGTCTACTGGGATTAGAGAACTGCCTTTGTCCATTGGGAATCTGAGCGGCCTCGAATATCTCAATCTGAAAAGTTGTGAAGATCTTGTAAGTCTACCAAACAGTCTCTGTAagttgaagaatcttcaacGGCTTATTCTTCGTGGCTGCAAAAAGCTTCCAGGAAACGTTGGTGATCTGCAAGAGTTTGAGACACTTGATGCGAGTATCAACATTCCTCATGTTTCGTCTTGCATCAAGTATCATGTTTAA
- the LOC125863142 gene encoding L-ascorbate oxidase homolog: protein MPLKGELAVFLVTLLVVNTIAESPYRFFEWNVTYGTIWPLGLPQKGILINGQFPGPDIHSVTNDNVIINVFNNLDEDFLISWNGIQNRRNSFEDGVWGTTCPIPPGKNFTYILQVKDQIGSFYYFPSTAFHKASGGFGGFRILSRPGIPVPFDEPAGDFTVLIGDWYKSNHTYLKSILDRNHKLPFVDALHINGHGPQGPNRAAFTVDQGKTYRLRISNVGLEHSLNFRIEGHKMKLVEVEGTHTMQETYSSLDVHVGQSYSVLITADQTPKDYYIVVSNRFSSILLTTTGVLHYSNSNQEFTGPPPGGPTIEIGWSLTQARSIRTNLTASGPRPNPQGSYHYGMINTTRTIRLANSAGQVNGKQRYAVNSVSFVPTKSGTPLKLADYFNIGGFTPGNIPDAPTGKGIYLDTSVLQTDYRTFIEIVFENKEGIVQSWHLNGYAFWVVGMDGGKWSPASRDQYNLRDAVSRITTQVYPKSWTAIYIALDNVGMWNLRSEFWARQYLGQQLYMRVYTTSTSLRDEYPIPINALLCGDVAGRPKRPL from the exons ATGCCGCTAAAAGGAGAGTTAGCGGTGTTTTTGGTGACGCTACTTGTTGTGAACACAATAGCAGAGAGTCCTTATAGATTTTTCGAATGGAATGTTACTTATGGAACGATTTGGCCTCTAGGTCTTCCTCAAAAG gGAATTCTGATTAATGGGCAATTTCCTGGTCCTGATATTCATTCTGTCACAAATGACAATGTTATTATCAATGTCTTCAACAATTTGGATGAGGATTTTCTTATTTCCTG GAATGGAATACAAAATAGGAGAAACTCATTTGAAGATGGAGTATGGGGAACAACATGTCCAATTCCACCAGGGAAGAATTTCACATACATTTTGCAAGTAAAGGATCAAATTGGCAGCTTTTACTATTTCCCTTCAACTGCATTCCACAAAGCTTCTGGTGGTTTTGGAGGGTTCAGGATCCTCAGCAGGCCTGGGATTCCTGTTCCTTTCGATGAACCTGCTGGCGATTTCACCGTCCTTATTGGTGATTGGTACAAGAGCAATCACACG TACTTGAAATCAATACTTGATAGAAACCACAAGTTGCCTTTTGTTGATGCTCTTCATATCAATGGTCATGGTCCTCAAGGCCCTAATCGCGCTGCCTTTACAGTTGATCAAG GGAAAACTTACAGACTGAGAATATCAAATGTTGGATTGGAACATTCACTCAACTTTCGTATCGAAGGACATAAAATGAAATTGGTGGAGGTAGAAGGAACACATACAATGCAAGAGACATATTCCTCACTCGACGTTCATGTTGGACAATCCTACTCTGTCCTCATCACAGCTGATCAAACTCCTAAGGACTACTACATTGTTGTTTCAAATCGTTTCTCGTCTATTCTCCTTACTACCACCGGTGTACTTCACTACAGCAACTCTAACCAGGAATTCACTGGCCCGCCCCCTGGTGGTCCAACCATCGAAATTGGTTGGTCTCTCACCCAGGCCCGTTCTATTAG GACCAACTTGACCGCGAGTGGACCAAGGCCAAACCCACAAGGATCATACCATTATGGTATGATCAACACAACTAGAACTATCAGGCTCGCGAATTCTGCTGGACAAGTCAATGGCAAGCAAAGATATGCTGTCAACAGTGTGTCCTTTGTGCCAACTAAAAGTGGTACTCCCCTCAAGCTTGCTGACTACTTCAACATTGGTGGATTTACCCCCGGAAACATACCTGATGCCCCCACTGGTAAAGGAATTTACCTCGACACATCTGTTTTGCAAACTGATTACAGGACATTCATTGAGATTGTATTCGAGAACAAGGAAGGGATCGTTCAGAGTTGGCATCTTAACGGCTATGCCTTTTGGGTAGTAGG CATGGACGGAGGAAAATGGAGTCCGGCTAGTAGGGACCAATACAATCTTCGCGATGCAGTTTCAAGAATCACAACTCAg GTGTATCCCAAGTCATGGACAGCAATATACATTGCATTAGACAATGTGGGAATGTGGAACCTAAGATCTGAGTTTTGGGCGCGACAGTATCTAGGACAACAGTTATACATGAGGGTATACACAACATCAACTTCTTTGCGCGATGAATATCCCATTCCAATTAATGCTCTTTTATGTGGCGATGTGGCTGGTCGACCTAAAAGACCACTCTAA
- the LOC125862563 gene encoding L-ascorbate oxidase homolog → MLLNKLIVVFLVSFLVVNSIVAENPYRFYEWNVTYGTVSPLGVPQQGILINGQFPGPDIISVTNDNIIINVFNNLDDDFLISWHGVQNRRNSFQDGVWGTTCPIPPGKNFTYRLQMKDQIGSFYYFPSTAFHKAAGGFGSIRIFSGPFVTVPLPAYSGDFIALIGDWYKRNHTNLKAILDRGHKLPFPDGILINGRGPNGASYTVDQGQTYRLRISNVGLENSLNFRIEGHNMTLVEVEGTHTMQETYTSLDVHVGQSYSVLITADQAPKDYYIVVSSRFTSKVLTTTGVLHYSTSNNMVSGPIPSGPTIEVGWSLHQARSIRTNLTANGPRPNPQGAYHYGMINTTRTIRLATSAGQVNGEQRYAVNSVSFVPTDDTPLKLADYFKIGGFYPGNIHDVPIGGRIHLNTSVLQTDYRTFIEIVFENKESIVQSWHIAGYAFWVVGMDGGHWTSASRDQYNLRDAVSRSTTQVYPRSWTAIYIALDNVGIWNIRSEFWARRYLGQQLYMRVYTTSTSLQDEYLIPNNALLCGKVAGFHNKTIIN, encoded by the exons atgctGCTAAACAAATTGATAGTAGTTTTTTTGGTCTCATTTCTCGTTGTGAATAGTATAGTGGCTGAGAATCCTTATAGATTCTACGAATGGAATGTTACTTATGGTACTGTTTCTCCTCTTGGTGTTCCACAACAG GGAATTTTGATCAATGGGCAGTTTCCTGGACCTGATATTATTTCTGTCACAAATGACAATATTATTATCAATGTCTTCAACAATTTAGATgatgattttcttatttcatg GCATGGAGTGCAAAACAGGAGAAATTCATTCCAAGACGGAGTATGGGGCACGACATGCCCCATACCACCAGGGAAGAATTTCACATACCGTTTGCAAATGAAGGATCAAATAGGAAGCTTTTACTATTTCCCTTCAACTGCATTTCACAAAGCTGCTGGTGGTTTTGGTTCCATCAGGATCTTTAGTGGACCTTTTGTAACTGTTCCTCTCCCTGCTTATTCTGGCGATTTCATCGCCCTTATTGGAGATTGGTACAAGAGAAATCACACG AACCTTAAAGCAATTCTTGACAGAGGCCACAAGTTGCCTTTTCCTGATGGTATTCTTATCAATGGTCGTGGCCCTAATGGCGCTTCCTACACAGTTGATCAAG GGCAAACGTATAGACTAAGGATATCGAATGTTGGATTGGAAAATTCACTGAACTTTCGTATTGAAGGACACAACATGACGTTGGTGGAAGTAGAGGGTACACACACAATGCAAGAGACATATACCTCACTTGACGTTCATGTTGGACAATCATACTCTGTCCTCATCACAGCTGATCAAGCTCCTAAGGACTACTACATTGTTGTTTCATCTCGTTTCACGTCTAAGGTTCTGACTACCACAGGTGTACTTCACTACAGCACCTCTAACAACATGGTCTCTGGCCCGATCCCTAGTGGACCAACCATTGAAGTTGGTTGGTCTCTTCACCAGGCCCGTTCTATCAG GACTAACTTGACAGCTAATGGACCAAGGCCTAACCCACAAGGCGCGTACCATTATGGTATGATCAATACAACTAGAACTATCAGACTTGCAACTTCTGCTGGCCAGGTGAATGGTGAGCAGAGATATGCTGTCAATAGTGTGTCGTTTGTGCCCACTGATGATACTCCATTGAAGCTCGCTGACTACTTCAAGATAGGAGGATTCTACCCCGGAAACATACATGATGTCCCCATCGGTGGAAGAATTCACCTCAACACATCTGTTTTGCAAACTGACTATAGGACATTCATTGAGATTGTATTCGAGAACAAGGAGAGTATCGTCCAAAGTTGGCATATTGCTGGTTACGCCTTTTGGGTAGTAGG CATGGACGGCGGACACTGGACTTCTGCAAGCAGGGACCAATACAATCTTCGTGATGCAGTTTCACGTAGCACAACTCAG GTGTATCCGAGGTCATGGACAGCAATATACATTGCATTAGACAATGTGGGAATTTGGAACATAAGATCAGAGTTTTGGGCACGACGGTATCTCGGACAACAACTATACATGAGGGTATACACAACATCAACCTCCTTACAAGATGAATATCTGATTCCAAATAATGCTCTTTTATGTGGCAAGGTGGCTGGATTCCACAACAAGACCATAATAAACTAA